One Pyrofollis japonicus DNA window includes the following coding sequences:
- the ndhC gene encoding NADH-quinone oxidoreductase subunit A yields the protein MSLNPPFVFLTSFTIGFVLGLIFLAIGRLATPPRRVGDKTLVYESGVKPLPSRLRYFAMQYFPFIVLYVAFDVFSAYVLASLYYGLGNEVLVALLAFSLPIVFGLFVALLARLVS from the coding sequence TTGAGCCTTAACCCCCCATTTGTTTTTCTAACCTCTTTTACCATTGGCTTCGTGCTCGGACTCATATTTCTAGCTATAGGTAGGCTTGCCACTCCCCCCAGGCGGGTTGGCGATAAGACACTAGTCTATGAGTCTGGTGTTAAGCCTCTTCCCTCACGCTTACGCTACTTCGCGATGCAATACTTCCCGTTCATAGTCCTCTATGTTGCTTTCGATGTTTTCTCCGCTTATGTACTAGCCAGCCTATACTATGGGCTAGGTAACGAGGTACTCGTCGCCTTGCTTGCCTTCTCCCTCCCCATCGTCTTTGGGCTCTTTGTGGCACTATTAGCTAGGCTCGTAAGCTGA
- the cooS gene encoding anaerobic carbon-monoxide dehydrogenase catalytic subunit, translating into MKGPVYERPRTIENKEEVSIDPTVRQLLEKAEAEGIETAWHRLLAQQPQCGFGLLGICCRNCLMGPCRIDPFGYGPQRGVCGATADTIVARNFIRMIAGGAAAHIDHGREIALVLYEVATGKNKYYKIADEKKLIAIAQRLGVPTEGRDIMEIAKDVAEIALRDFGKQDDEVPAFVKAYATKRRLELWKKLGVLPRAYDREVTEVMHRTHMGVDADPLNLLLGGIKLAIADGWGGSMVATEFSDVLFGTPKPIKSVVNLGVLKEDYVNIIVHGHIPLLSAKVVEAARDPELVKLAQDLGAKGINVVGMCCTGIEVLQRLGVPMAGNMLQQELAIVTGAVEATVVDVQCIMPALANVARCYHTKLITTIPIAKIPGSVYIEFTPEKADEVAREIVRIAVENFPNRAKERVMIPKEKMELWAGFSVEALLEHLGGTLDPFLEAVKRGDIRGVVGIVGCNNPKVKHDYSHVTITKELIKNDVLVVGTGCWATAAGKAGLLIPEKAAEMAGPGLRKVYEELKLPPVIHMGSCVDNSRILVLLGAVADALGVDINQLPVVGSAPEAYSEKAVSIGTYFLAAGVDVHIGVIPPIYGSDVVTNILTKEAEKYGLGRLIIETDPHAAAKIMLDIIDEKRKKLGI; encoded by the coding sequence ATGAAGGGCCCCGTGTACGAGAGACCTAGAACTATAGAAAACAAGGAGGAAGTATCTATAGACCCTACGGTTAGGCAGCTCTTAGAGAAGGCTGAGGCAGAGGGAATCGAGACTGCTTGGCACCGTCTACTCGCGCAGCAGCCCCAGTGTGGCTTCGGCCTTCTAGGAATCTGTTGCCGCAACTGCCTCATGGGCCCGTGCCGCATCGATCCCTTCGGCTATGGTCCGCAGAGAGGCGTTTGTGGTGCAACAGCTGACACAATAGTTGCAAGGAACTTCATTAGGATGATTGCTGGAGGTGCAGCAGCCCACATAGACCATGGCAGAGAGATAGCCCTCGTCCTCTACGAGGTAGCGACAGGTAAGAACAAGTACTACAAGATAGCTGACGAGAAGAAACTAATAGCGATAGCCCAGCGCCTCGGCGTGCCCACCGAAGGCAGGGATATAATGGAGATAGCAAAAGACGTTGCAGAGATAGCTCTGAGAGACTTCGGTAAACAAGACGACGAAGTACCAGCCTTTGTCAAGGCCTATGCTACCAAGCGCAGACTAGAGCTATGGAAGAAGCTAGGAGTCTTGCCGAGAGCATATGATAGGGAAGTAACAGAGGTCATGCACCGCACACACATGGGCGTAGACGCTGACCCGCTCAACTTGCTCCTCGGCGGCATCAAGCTAGCCATCGCCGATGGCTGGGGCGGCAGCATGGTCGCTACCGAGTTCAGCGACGTCCTCTTCGGCACACCGAAGCCGATAAAATCTGTCGTAAACCTAGGAGTACTCAAAGAAGACTATGTAAACATAATAGTGCACGGACACATACCGCTCCTTTCAGCCAAGGTAGTTGAGGCCGCAAGGGACCCAGAGCTCGTCAAGCTAGCCCAGGACCTAGGAGCCAAAGGCATCAATGTTGTCGGAATGTGCTGTACGGGTATAGAGGTGTTGCAGCGCCTCGGCGTGCCGATGGCAGGCAACATGTTGCAGCAGGAGCTAGCCATAGTCACCGGGGCTGTAGAGGCAACAGTTGTCGATGTACAATGCATCATGCCAGCGCTAGCTAACGTGGCGCGCTGCTACCACACCAAGCTGATCACAACCATACCGATAGCAAAGATACCGGGCTCCGTCTACATTGAGTTCACCCCTGAAAAGGCAGACGAAGTAGCCAGAGAAATAGTCAGAATAGCCGTAGAGAACTTCCCCAACCGCGCAAAAGAGAGGGTAATGATACCCAAGGAGAAGATGGAGCTATGGGCAGGTTTCAGCGTCGAGGCGCTCCTCGAGCATCTCGGAGGCACTCTCGACCCATTCCTCGAGGCCGTCAAGAGGGGCGACATAAGGGGAGTAGTGGGCATAGTTGGCTGCAACAACCCGAAGGTCAAGCACGACTATAGTCACGTGACAATAACCAAGGAGCTCATAAAGAACGATGTACTAGTTGTCGGTACCGGGTGCTGGGCTACAGCAGCTGGCAAGGCAGGACTACTCATCCCAGAGAAAGCGGCAGAAATGGCTGGGCCAGGCCTAAGAAAAGTCTACGAGGAACTCAAGCTCCCACCAGTAATACATATGGGTAGCTGTGTTGACAATAGCAGGATACTTGTACTCCTCGGGGCTGTAGCAGACGCATTAGGAGTAGATATCAACCAGCTCCCAGTAGTAGGCAGCGCCCCAGAGGCGTACAGCGAGAAAGCAGTAAGCATAGGCACCTACTTCCTCGCAGCAGGCGTGGATGTACACATCGGAGTAATTCCGCCGATATATGGAAGCGATGTTGTAACAAACATATTGACCAAAGAGGCGGAGAAATACGGGCTTGGAAGGCTAATAATAGAGACAGACCCCCACGCGGCCGCCAAGATAATGCTCGACATAATCGACGAGAAGAGGAAGAAGCTAGGAATTTAA
- a CDS encoding 4Fe-4S dicluster domain-containing protein, with translation MAQQPQLSFPRPPLSRLSFPVEPAKPKNYVVFYDPNRCLGCWNCYLACAVEHSQSKDLFQAIHEVPKPMPRLRVLSIPRVGLPYVVQCMHCEDPPCMNVCPVGAIYKGPDGIVRIDEAACIGCKQCVRVCPFGAMLFDYDRGVAIKCDMCEDRLREGLPPACVEACPTGALRFGDLGEIIRGKEQEVGKKFHEALRQLIEPKPKAKKATYKDVVPAPSSRWW, from the coding sequence GTGGCACAGCAACCACAGCTATCTTTTCCCAGGCCACCGTTATCAAGGCTATCATTCCCTGTTGAACCCGCGAAGCCGAAAAACTATGTCGTCTTCTATGATCCTAACCGGTGCCTTGGTTGCTGGAACTGTTATCTAGCATGCGCAGTAGAGCATAGTCAGAGCAAAGACCTATTCCAAGCAATACATGAAGTGCCAAAGCCGATGCCGAGGCTACGCGTTCTCTCAATTCCGAGAGTTGGTCTCCCCTATGTAGTCCAGTGTATGCACTGCGAAGACCCTCCATGTATGAACGTGTGCCCGGTTGGCGCGATATACAAGGGCCCGGATGGGATCGTCCGCATAGACGAGGCTGCATGTATAGGGTGTAAGCAGTGTGTAAGGGTTTGCCCATTTGGAGCAATGCTGTTTGATTACGATCGCGGTGTTGCCATCAAGTGTGATATGTGCGAGGATAGGCTCCGTGAGGGCCTCCCACCGGCGTGTGTCGAGGCCTGCCCGACGGGTGCGCTAAGGTTCGGTGACCTAGGCGAAATTATTCGCGGCAAGGAGCAAGAGGTTGGCAAGAAGTTCCACGAGGCTCTACGCCAGCTTATAGAGCCGAAGCCGAAGGCAAAGAAGGCCACATACAAAGACGTTGTTCCAGCCCCAAGTTCGAGATGGTGGTAG
- a CDS encoding ABC transporter substrate-binding protein yields MGNRGLVIAIIVLIALAIIAVYYASESKHETSPEKPVGSSAWSPSTKTESASKESRTVQGALNSATARSVPTSTAISSYKGHKQVLVIALGDWGAPSPFLFYPRGPGYVLTSFIFDTLVWKDEKGVIPWLAESWEHPDPYTWIFHLRRGVRWQDGAPFTAGDVVFTFKYLAKRHWAWKNIDPSLIREVSAPDNYTVVIKLSKPYAFFLEDYAATIFILPEHVWRNVDNPYVFRSREAFIGTGPYMLKEYEPGKGYVFIANRNFWGGEPRFDEIDVVATGFTNPQAEATALLRGEVDTAVFMGKAYRVVKMLKQRMPDIRVQSGPMYWVLFLGFNLDKWPYNETVFRRAVAYALNLTELIIKATGSLEAAVPGSPGYIPPYSSFYNPDIPRYPYSPEKAEKLLDSLGLVDRDGDGCRDLPGGKSWHPLLVTTTQYTQEAILVKEMLKHIGVCIEIKTVKSYGQLDKLVKQGAYDLEINGHGATGNTPTAFVWFFSGRFGARWDNQTYWEIVRKIVSAKSIEEAYEYAREAQRVVAEQLPQIALYYPNIFVVTRPEAIISWFFTARGIDGGIPLPYNKILLIETK; encoded by the coding sequence TTGGGTAATAGAGGATTAGTCATTGCCATAATAGTCCTCATAGCTCTCGCAATCATCGCCGTATATTATGCCTCAGAGTCTAAGCATGAAACGAGCCCCGAGAAGCCCGTTGGCTCTTCCGCGTGGAGCCCAAGCACTAAAACAGAGAGTGCCAGTAAGGAGTCTAGAACAGTACAGGGAGCCCTCAATTCTGCAACTGCAAGATCTGTTCCAACAAGTACGGCGATAAGTAGCTATAAGGGACACAAGCAGGTCCTAGTTATCGCTCTAGGCGACTGGGGTGCCCCGAGCCCGTTCCTGTTTTATCCCCGCGGCCCAGGCTACGTCTTAACGAGCTTCATCTTCGACACCCTTGTGTGGAAGGACGAGAAGGGAGTGATCCCGTGGCTCGCGGAGAGCTGGGAGCACCCAGACCCGTATACTTGGATATTCCATCTCCGCCGCGGCGTGCGCTGGCAGGATGGCGCCCCCTTCACTGCCGGGGACGTGGTGTTCACGTTCAAGTATCTAGCTAAGAGGCATTGGGCGTGGAAGAACATAGATCCCTCGCTCATAAGGGAGGTGAGCGCGCCGGATAACTATACAGTCGTGATAAAACTCTCTAAGCCGTACGCGTTCTTTCTAGAAGACTATGCTGCGACTATTTTCATACTGCCAGAGCATGTTTGGAGAAACGTTGACAACCCTTATGTGTTCCGCTCAAGGGAGGCGTTCATAGGCACGGGGCCCTACATGCTTAAGGAGTATGAGCCCGGCAAGGGCTACGTGTTTATAGCCAACCGGAACTTCTGGGGAGGAGAGCCCCGCTTCGACGAGATAGATGTCGTTGCAACGGGGTTTACTAATCCACAGGCCGAGGCCACTGCTCTTCTACGGGGAGAAGTAGATACAGCCGTGTTTATGGGCAAGGCTTACCGCGTCGTAAAGATGCTCAAACAGAGGATGCCGGACATAAGGGTGCAGAGCGGGCCCATGTACTGGGTGCTCTTCCTAGGCTTCAACCTAGACAAGTGGCCCTACAATGAGACAGTGTTCCGGAGGGCAGTTGCCTATGCCCTCAACCTCACAGAACTCATCATAAAGGCGACTGGTAGCCTAGAGGCAGCTGTGCCGGGCTCACCCGGCTACATACCGCCATATAGTAGCTTCTACAACCCAGATATACCAAGGTACCCCTATAGCCCCGAGAAGGCTGAGAAGCTGCTGGACAGCCTAGGCCTAGTAGACCGGGATGGTGATGGATGCCGAGACCTGCCGGGAGGAAAATCCTGGCACCCATTGCTAGTAACAACTACACAGTATACTCAGGAAGCAATACTTGTGAAGGAGATGCTGAAGCACATAGGAGTATGCATAGAGATTAAGACGGTCAAGTCGTATGGTCAGCTAGACAAGCTCGTAAAGCAGGGAGCATACGACCTAGAGATAAATGGTCACGGGGCTACGGGGAACACCCCCACAGCGTTTGTGTGGTTCTTTAGCGGACGCTTCGGCGCTAGATGGGACAACCAGACGTATTGGGAGATAGTGAGGAAGATCGTGTCGGCGAAGAGCATTGAGGAGGCTTACGAGTATGCCAGGGAGGCCCAACGGGTTGTGGCTGAGCAGCTGCCACAGATAGCACTCTATTACCCCAATATATTCGTGGTGACGAGGCCCGAGGCAATCATTAGCTGGTTCTTCACGGCCAGAGGCATAGATGGTGGCATACCACTACCATACAATAAGATCCTGCTAATAGAGACTAAGTAA
- a CDS encoding TrmO family methyltransferase domain-containing protein, with protein sequence MPTVGTSIRGLGELCCKPIGRVVRDEPVPEQVPRGREAVIAYGEELMKRRARIVLEKEYCEGLRGARKGMLLWVIWVADRAPGGEDAPITVRPFMDEALPVTGVFLTRSPARPCPLGLSLVYVEDVEECSLVVRGIDAYHNTPVLDIKVYSHGLDSPQEVMRRARSGEELAETAR encoded by the coding sequence ATGCCTACAGTGGGCACTAGTATACGTGGGTTAGGAGAACTATGCTGCAAACCCATAGGGCGTGTTGTGCGCGATGAGCCGGTCCCAGAGCAGGTGCCGCGCGGCAGGGAGGCCGTAATAGCTTATGGAGAGGAGCTGATGAAGAGGCGGGCTAGGATAGTATTGGAGAAAGAGTACTGTGAGGGCTTGAGGGGTGCGAGGAAGGGCATGCTCCTATGGGTTATATGGGTGGCTGATCGTGCTCCAGGGGGCGAGGATGCACCAATAACTGTTAGGCCTTTCATGGACGAGGCTCTCCCGGTTACCGGGGTATTCCTCACTCGTAGCCCTGCGAGACCCTGTCCCCTAGGCCTTAGCCTCGTCTACGTCGAGGATGTTGAGGAGTGCAGCCTCGTGGTTAGGGGTATTGACGCGTACCACAATACGCCGGTCCTAGACATAAAGGTGTACAGCCATGGCCTTGATTCGCCGCAGGAGGTGATGCGCCGCGCAAGGAGCGGCGAAGAGCTTGCCGAGACTGCTCGCTGA
- a CDS encoding ABC transporter permease subunit, whose protein sequence is MPRLLAELAAGVLVVASVAYLSARIGLGNPFAGLGASQGLDPATETVLRRVYGLGKPPLEGLLYFLSSLARGSTGPSLVYGKPALHIALGYLPWTLLGITSGFVIALLATVAWIIVIGPKVPRPIRSLSFIPGYFYAAILLLSAWWLGWPHPLPSHDAEKVSAYSLIVFMASWPRLLHALAGILSDPGAELKGYVSALRAMGASEHRVNKHLLRTVAAPFTAYMLMLLAMILERSVIIEPLIGYTGLGRLLYEAVVSADPILAATAFTTIGAISYTIVFLGRFLENILDPRMVRRT, encoded by the coding sequence TTGCCGAGACTGCTCGCTGAGCTCGCGGCAGGAGTCCTCGTGGTCGCCTCAGTAGCCTATCTGTCCGCGAGAATAGGGCTAGGCAACCCCTTTGCAGGCCTCGGAGCCTCCCAGGGCCTAGACCCCGCCACTGAGACTGTTCTCCGCCGCGTATATGGGCTCGGCAAGCCCCCGTTGGAGGGATTGCTCTACTTCCTTTCGAGCCTGGCTAGGGGCTCTACTGGGCCAAGCCTCGTCTACGGTAAGCCCGCACTACACATAGCGCTGGGCTACCTCCCCTGGACCCTCCTAGGGATAACGTCGGGCTTCGTGATTGCACTACTCGCCACAGTCGCGTGGATAATCGTCATAGGCCCAAAGGTGCCTAGGCCTATACGTTCTCTCAGCTTCATACCCGGCTACTTCTACGCCGCAATACTGCTCCTCTCCGCGTGGTGGCTTGGCTGGCCCCATCCACTACCAAGCCACGACGCCGAGAAGGTGTCTGCCTACTCCCTCATAGTGTTCATGGCTTCCTGGCCTAGGCTCCTCCACGCACTCGCGGGCATTCTCAGCGACCCTGGAGCCGAGCTGAAGGGCTACGTATCAGCCCTACGCGCCATGGGTGCGTCGGAGCACAGGGTTAACAAGCACTTGTTGCGCACAGTGGCAGCACCCTTCACCGCCTACATGCTCATGCTCCTCGCAATGATTCTTGAGAGGAGCGTGATCATCGAGCCGCTCATAGGGTATACTGGGCTGGGTCGTCTGCTCTACGAGGCAGTGGTCTCTGCTGACCCCATTCTAGCAGCAACAGCGTTTACCACGATAGGCGCGATATCGTACACCATAGTGTTCCTCGGCAGGTTCCTCGAAAACATCCTCGACCCGAGAATGGTGAGGAGGACTTGA
- a CDS encoding ABC transporter permease subunit, with protein MPLAIVIAVSLIVIALAALAPLSCEAGNLPLQPPSRSHPLGTDPVGRDALCLVAKGAEASIEAGLAALLVAVAVLVGSMFAAAHALVAGIVDALAALVAGLPRMSLLLLLALFARLPPWGIGVLVGFLVSMQGARAVAARARQVAAMPYVEAARAIGASRARIVLRHIAPNAWASAASYASIAATAAVYSEAGFSMLGLGDPSEPSWGLMIGLVLSTPGALLTEAGLIQVLVALALVAVTAALLHAGIERSGEDFETIRG; from the coding sequence GTGCCCTTAGCTATCGTTATCGCCGTCTCCCTAATAGTCATTGCCCTCGCCGCCCTTGCTCCACTCAGCTGCGAGGCCGGCAATCTCCCCCTTCAACCGCCTAGCCGGAGCCACCCCCTTGGCACAGACCCTGTCGGGCGTGACGCCCTCTGCCTCGTAGCCAAGGGCGCGGAGGCGAGCATTGAGGCCGGGCTCGCAGCACTCCTAGTCGCCGTGGCGGTGCTCGTGGGCTCCATGTTCGCCGCCGCCCATGCACTGGTCGCGGGAATAGTCGATGCCCTTGCCGCCCTTGTTGCGGGGTTGCCGCGCATGAGCCTACTACTCTTACTAGCCCTCTTCGCGAGGCTGCCTCCATGGGGCATCGGTGTACTAGTAGGGTTCTTGGTCTCGATGCAGGGCGCTAGGGCAGTGGCTGCCAGGGCTAGGCAAGTAGCCGCTATGCCGTACGTGGAGGCCGCTAGGGCCATAGGCGCTTCGCGGGCAAGGATAGTGCTCCGCCACATAGCTCCTAATGCCTGGGCCTCTGCTGCCAGCTACGCGAGCATAGCAGCTACTGCAGCAGTGTACTCCGAAGCGGGGTTCAGCATGCTTGGGCTAGGGGACCCCTCGGAGCCTAGCTGGGGCCTCATGATTGGTCTTGTGCTCTCGACGCCCGGGGCGCTGCTCACCGAGGCTGGGCTTATACAGGTACTAGTTGCGCTCGCCCTCGTAGCTGTTACAGCTGCCTTGCTGCACGCGGGTATTGAGAGGAGCGGGGAGGATTTCGAAACAATTAGGGGATAA